From Rudanella lutea DSM 19387, a single genomic window includes:
- a CDS encoding response regulator — MYQKGPIVFISDDEDDQLIFKPILEELAPMSDILFFNDGHEAIEYLKATPERPFLIISEVSMQVVNGLELRRQIEADSQLRRRAIPFIFFTHPVYRHLVEEAYELTIQGFFEKKQSVEEMRTQLDAIVRYWSDCLHPNRFADHE, encoded by the coding sequence ATGTATCAGAAAGGACCGATAGTTTTCATCAGCGATGATGAAGACGACCAATTGATCTTCAAGCCGATTTTAGAGGAGCTGGCTCCCATGAGTGATATTCTCTTTTTTAACGATGGCCATGAGGCTATTGAGTACCTGAAAGCAACCCCCGAGCGACCGTTCCTGATTATTTCGGAAGTGAGTATGCAGGTGGTCAACGGCCTTGAACTACGCCGACAGATTGAGGCCGACAGTCAGCTGCGTCGGCGGGCTATTCCGTTTATATTTTTTACCCATCCGGTGTACCGGCACCTGGTCGAGGAAGCCTACGAACTGACCATTCAGGGGTTCTTTGAAAAGAAACAAAGCGTGGAAGAAATGCGCACCCAATTGGACGCCATTGTGAGGTATTGGTCTGATTGCCTGCACCCAAATCGCTTTGCCGATCACGAGTAA
- a CDS encoding glucosamine-6-phosphate deaminase — MALRVFPDSSALADHAARHIAHLLTRKPDATLCLASGETPIATFHALVALAQSGHANLDRCTFVGLDEWVGMGPTDEGSCSYYLFRDLFAPLQIRPEQIHYFDAKATDLAAECRRIDTVIHERGGLDLLLVGIGLNGHIALNEPGTPFTNYCHVSELAETTITVGQKYFSSPTALSHGITLGLQHLMEAHEVILMASGERKAEVIRQALNGPVTEQFPASIIQKHPHAHVWIDTACQIG; from the coding sequence ATGGCTCTACGCGTATTTCCCGACTCCTCGGCTCTGGCCGATCATGCAGCCCGGCACATTGCCCACCTCCTCACCCGTAAGCCCGACGCTACGCTCTGCCTGGCCTCTGGCGAAACGCCCATTGCTACCTTTCATGCCCTGGTCGCGCTGGCACAGTCGGGGCACGCGAACCTCGACCGCTGTACGTTTGTGGGGCTCGACGAATGGGTGGGTATGGGCCCGACCGATGAGGGGAGTTGCAGTTATTACCTGTTTCGGGATTTGTTTGCGCCCCTCCAGATTCGGCCGGAGCAAATTCATTATTTCGACGCCAAAGCCACTGACCTTGCCGCCGAATGCCGCCGTATCGACACGGTGATTCATGAGCGGGGCGGCCTTGATTTACTGCTGGTAGGCATTGGACTTAACGGCCATATTGCCCTCAATGAGCCCGGAACGCCCTTCACCAATTACTGCCACGTGTCTGAGCTTGCCGAAACGACCATAACCGTCGGCCAAAAATACTTCTCCTCCCCCACCGCGCTATCCCATGGTATTACGCTCGGTTTGCAGCACCTGATGGAAGCCCACGAAGTCATCCTGATGGCATCGGGCGAGCGTAAAGCCGAGGTGATCCGGCAGGCATTGAATGGGCCCGTGACAGAGCAGTTTCCGGCCAGTATCATCCAAAAGCACCCCCACGCGCACGTTTGGATTGATACGGCGTGTCAGATCGGCTAA
- a CDS encoding NCS2 family permease, producing MTYSRRTEVLAGISSFLATMYIIVVNPSILSQTGLPFSGVLTATVLLSFFGSLMMGLYARNPIVVAPGMGLNAFFTFTAVKGMGLSPQVALGAVFWAGILFLLLSVGRVRSAIVGLIPVPLRYAVSAGIGLFITLIGFENARFIIGNPATLVSIASVHDPVVLTFVAGLLLTAILVVRQIPGAIIIGIVLTTLAAWPIGRWWGDASAINFGRKALVNYNGLFATPDFSLIGQLDLVNSLQWSLWPVIFAFVFTDLFDSISTFVGVAEAGNLYDPLPDNQPANAPVFRQPRNLNRSLLTDAVATTLAGVLGTSPGTAYIESAVGIAQGGRTGLVAVVAACLFLPFLFLSPLLSVIPAIATAPALVLVGAFMMQPITRIRWEQLDDAIPAFLALVLIPFSYSITQGIIWGFLSWTVIKLAVGKRHEVPTGLLVIDAFCLLALWSGH from the coding sequence ATGACGTACTCCCGTCGTACCGAGGTTCTCGCCGGTATCTCTTCGTTTCTGGCTACGATGTACATCATTGTGGTCAACCCGTCCATTTTGAGTCAGACCGGCCTGCCGTTTAGTGGGGTTCTCACGGCTACGGTACTCCTGTCCTTTTTTGGGAGTTTAATGATGGGCCTTTACGCCCGCAACCCAATCGTGGTCGCGCCGGGCATGGGGCTCAACGCATTTTTCACCTTTACGGCGGTCAAGGGTATGGGCCTGAGTCCGCAGGTGGCGCTGGGGGCCGTGTTCTGGGCGGGTATTCTGTTTTTACTCCTCTCCGTGGGGCGAGTCCGGTCGGCCATTGTGGGGCTTATTCCGGTGCCGCTACGTTACGCGGTTTCGGCAGGCATCGGGCTGTTTATCACACTGATCGGCTTCGAAAACGCCCGGTTTATTATTGGCAACCCGGCTACCCTCGTCAGTATCGCTTCGGTGCACGACCCGGTTGTGCTCACGTTTGTAGCCGGGTTATTGCTCACGGCCATTCTGGTGGTCCGGCAAATACCGGGGGCCATTATCATCGGGATTGTACTGACCACACTGGCGGCATGGCCCATCGGGCGGTGGTGGGGCGATGCCTCGGCCATTAATTTCGGTCGGAAAGCGTTAGTCAACTACAACGGCCTGTTTGCCACGCCTGATTTCAGCCTGATTGGTCAGCTTGACCTCGTCAACTCGCTGCAATGGTCGCTGTGGCCGGTCATTTTTGCGTTTGTCTTCACCGACCTGTTCGATAGCATTTCGACGTTTGTGGGCGTAGCCGAAGCAGGTAACCTGTACGACCCCCTCCCCGACAATCAGCCAGCCAACGCACCCGTTTTTCGGCAACCACGCAACCTCAACCGGTCGTTACTGACCGACGCCGTAGCCACCACACTGGCGGGTGTGCTGGGTACTAGCCCCGGTACGGCCTATATCGAGTCGGCAGTGGGTATTGCACAGGGAGGGCGCACCGGTTTGGTGGCCGTAGTGGCCGCGTGTTTGTTTCTGCCGTTTTTGTTTTTATCGCCCCTTTTGTCGGTGATTCCGGCCATAGCTACAGCCCCGGCACTCGTGCTGGTGGGTGCGTTTATGATGCAGCCCATCACGCGTATCCGATGGGAACAACTCGACGATGCCATCCCGGCGTTTTTGGCGCTGGTACTCATTCCGTTCAGCTATTCCATCACGCAGGGCATTATCTGGGGCTTTCTGAGCTGGACGGTGATTAAACTCGCCGTGGGTAAACGGCACGAAGTACCGACCGGTCTGCTCGTTATCGATGCCTTCTGTCTGCTGGCTCTCTGGAGTGGGCACTGA
- the bla gene encoding subclass B1 metallo-beta-lactamase: MRIILLLLSILPLMGQAQTPPKIKVTPITDRLYVHTTFRTYGGELVPSNGIIAKTADGVVLVDTGWDIPTDQHQTEQLLHWVEQNLHQPVRLCIVTHFHDDRVGGIATLRRAGVRVVSTALTADKSEKAGYERPEGILSNDTTLVVGKLPIRCIFPGEGHTADNIVVWFPTEKLLHGGCFVKSYAAMGLGNVADANLREWANSVRRLQQTIPKPKHVIPGHQEWDKTTSLEHTIRLLEMKK; the protein is encoded by the coding sequence GTGCGAATTATTCTCCTCCTTTTGTCGATCCTACCCCTGATGGGGCAAGCCCAAACACCGCCCAAAATAAAGGTGACGCCGATTACGGATCGCCTGTATGTGCATACCACGTTTCGGACGTACGGGGGCGAGTTGGTCCCGTCGAACGGAATCATTGCCAAGACGGCCGATGGCGTAGTGTTGGTGGATACGGGCTGGGACATACCGACCGATCAGCACCAGACCGAGCAACTGCTACATTGGGTTGAGCAAAACCTGCATCAACCGGTTCGGCTTTGTATTGTTACTCATTTTCACGACGACCGGGTGGGCGGTATAGCCACGCTCCGGCGGGCGGGTGTGCGGGTGGTGAGCACAGCACTCACGGCCGACAAATCGGAGAAAGCAGGTTACGAACGGCCCGAAGGAATTTTATCGAACGATACCACGCTGGTGGTGGGAAAGCTACCGATTCGGTGCATTTTCCCCGGCGAGGGGCACACAGCCGATAACATTGTGGTTTGGTTCCCGACCGAGAAACTCCTGCACGGGGGCTGTTTTGTCAAAAGCTACGCGGCTATGGGTTTGGGCAACGTTGCCGACGCTAACCTGCGGGAGTGGGCCAACTCGGTTAGGCGACTACAGCAAACCATCCCGAAACCGAAGCACGTGATCCCCGGCCATCAGGAATGGGACAAAACCACCTCGCTGGAACACACGATCCGGTTGCTGGAAATGAAAAAATAG
- the menD gene encoding 2-succinyl-5-enolpyruvyl-6-hydroxy-3-cyclohexene-1-carboxylic-acid synthase — protein sequence MPVLQPIVNIAELIYRKGITDVVISPGSRSAPLTIAVARHPGLRTRVVADERSAGFVALGMAMQSGRPVAVICTSGSAVYNLAPAVAEAYFAEVPLLLLTADRPHEWLYQQDGQTMVQAGVFGPHVKRSFDLPADYTHADSRWFIERSVNEAVNLSRLAPAGPVHINVPLREPFYPAPGDELRFESVRLIETLATTAQLPADVWHRLLDEWDETDRKLIAVGQMPYNPALLAVLHKISEELGVPVVGELPGNIGQNGLFITRTDTFLSGADEALLDSLRPDLLITIGGSFLTRNLKTYFRQYPARVRHWHIGPDAGRISDPFRSLTTLVPMEPLPFLEKLFADIDYQRFRQGDDDSDESFAFRESWQQADRRAARVVAQSLARSAFTDWTATQALMDALPQGSVLHLANSMPVRYANLCGLPADRQVAVCANRGVSGIDGCLSTAVGAALQTDQIVTVLIGDVAFFYDRNALWHAQLPPNLRIVLLNNHAGHIFRMIDGPSRQPELDEFFETEQPLTAARTAEDAQISYHFADDAVGLKQAFDRFFEPSETARLLEVRTDKQVNEQEFKRYKERLREG from the coding sequence ATGCCCGTATTGCAACCCATCGTCAATATTGCCGAACTGATTTACCGAAAAGGAATTACGGATGTAGTGATCTCACCGGGGTCTCGGTCGGCCCCGCTAACCATTGCGGTCGCCCGGCACCCCGGCCTGCGTACCCGCGTGGTGGCCGACGAGCGGTCGGCGGGGTTTGTGGCGCTCGGAATGGCCATGCAGTCGGGGCGCCCGGTCGCGGTTATCTGCACGTCGGGGAGTGCTGTGTACAACCTGGCCCCGGCCGTAGCCGAGGCTTATTTTGCCGAAGTACCACTCCTGCTACTCACTGCCGACCGGCCGCACGAATGGCTGTATCAGCAAGATGGGCAAACGATGGTGCAAGCCGGGGTGTTTGGGCCGCACGTGAAGCGTAGTTTCGACCTCCCGGCCGACTATACCCACGCTGATAGTCGTTGGTTTATTGAGCGGTCAGTCAACGAAGCCGTAAATCTGAGCCGGTTGGCGCCCGCTGGGCCGGTACACATCAATGTGCCCCTGCGTGAACCGTTTTACCCGGCACCGGGCGACGAGCTGAGGTTTGAGTCGGTGCGCCTGATCGAAACGCTGGCAACCACCGCGCAACTACCGGCCGACGTCTGGCATCGGTTGCTCGACGAATGGGATGAAACCGACCGGAAGCTGATTGCTGTGGGACAAATGCCCTACAACCCGGCTCTGCTGGCGGTTCTGCACAAAATTAGCGAGGAGTTGGGCGTGCCAGTGGTGGGTGAGCTACCCGGCAATATTGGGCAAAATGGCCTGTTTATCACCCGGACCGATACCTTTTTGTCCGGTGCCGACGAAGCCCTGCTCGATAGCCTCCGGCCTGATTTGCTCATTACAATTGGCGGTTCGTTTCTGACCCGCAACCTGAAAACGTATTTTCGGCAGTACCCAGCGCGGGTGCGGCACTGGCATATCGGCCCGGATGCCGGTCGTATCTCCGACCCGTTCCGGTCGCTTACGACGCTCGTGCCGATGGAACCCCTGCCGTTTCTGGAAAAGCTCTTTGCCGACATTGATTACCAACGGTTTCGGCAGGGCGACGACGATAGCGATGAGTCATTTGCGTTTCGGGAAAGCTGGCAACAGGCCGACCGACGGGCCGCCCGTGTGGTGGCGCAGTCGCTAGCCCGGTCGGCCTTTACCGACTGGACAGCTACGCAGGCTCTGATGGATGCGCTGCCCCAGGGCTCGGTGCTGCATTTGGCCAACAGTATGCCGGTTCGGTACGCTAACCTGTGTGGTCTGCCCGCCGACCGGCAGGTGGCCGTGTGCGCCAACCGGGGCGTAAGTGGCATTGATGGCTGCCTGAGTACGGCGGTTGGGGCAGCTTTGCAAACAGACCAGATTGTGACGGTGCTCATTGGCGACGTTGCTTTTTTCTACGACCGCAACGCCCTGTGGCACGCACAGTTGCCACCAAACCTGCGGATTGTCTTGCTCAACAACCACGCCGGGCATATTTTCCGGATGATTGACGGACCAAGCCGTCAGCCCGAACTCGACGAGTTTTTTGAAACCGAACAGCCGCTTACGGCCGCCCGCACGGCCGAAGATGCCCAGATTTCCTATCATTTTGCGGATGATGCAGTGGGGCTGAAACAGGCGTTCGACCGCTTTTTTGAACCTTCGGAAACGGCCAGATTACTCGAAGTCAGAACAGATAAGCAGGTGAACGAGCAGGAGTTTAAACGGTACAAGGAACGGCTGAGGGAGGGGTGA
- a CDS encoding TetR/AcrR family transcriptional regulator, giving the protein METLEKIRKAYTEYVLENGIQPPSVYQFAKKLKLPEAEFYNHYSSFDAIEADIWLAFFTEARQTVEADETYQTYSVREKLLAFYYTWIELLKAQRSFVVYSYGRVRGQMTAPDGGLMSGPTRPGSRIALARMRARGPMASGSRTLFPFKDAFYDFAKDLLAEGRESREVEQRPFVTNRYPDALWLQTLYILDFWVRDVSRNFEQTDTAIEKTVNTAFDLIGRSPLDSVFDLAKFIYQTK; this is encoded by the coding sequence ATGGAAACGCTCGAAAAAATCCGTAAAGCGTACACTGAGTACGTACTCGAGAACGGCATACAACCACCCTCCGTTTATCAGTTTGCAAAGAAACTGAAACTTCCCGAAGCCGAGTTTTATAATCACTATTCTTCGTTTGATGCCATCGAGGCCGACATCTGGCTGGCGTTCTTTACTGAAGCCCGGCAGACCGTAGAGGCCGACGAAACGTACCAGACGTACTCGGTTCGGGAAAAACTACTGGCGTTTTACTACACCTGGATCGAATTACTCAAAGCCCAGCGGAGCTTTGTTGTGTATAGCTATGGCCGCGTACGGGGACAAATGACGGCACCCGACGGGGGTCTTATGAGCGGCCCTACCCGCCCCGGCTCGCGCATTGCCCTGGCTCGTATGCGTGCCCGCGGCCCCATGGCGAGCGGAAGCCGCACGCTGTTTCCGTTTAAGGATGCCTTTTACGACTTCGCTAAAGATCTGTTGGCCGAGGGCCGCGAAAGCCGCGAGGTAGAACAGCGCCCTTTTGTGACCAACCGCTACCCCGACGCACTCTGGCTCCAGACTCTCTACATTCTGGATTTCTGGGTACGCGACGTCAGCAGAAATTTTGAGCAAACCGATACCGCCATCGAAAAAACCGTCAACACGGCCTTCGACCTAATTGGCCGCTCCCCCCTCGACTCGGTATTCGACCTGGCGAAATTCATCTACCAAACTAAATGA
- a CDS encoding ABC1 kinase family protein, with amino-acid sequence MKEQSSIPTTKVARAGQFVKAGIKVGGNYLKHYSKKLVNPDLTKDELHQDNAADIYGALSELKGSALKMAQMLSMDRGLLPTAYTDKFAMSQYSAPPLSGPLVVKTFRTYFGKSPSELYDKFEIKSVNAASIGQVHQAWKDGKRLAVKIQYPGVADSVSSDLKIAKPLAVRLLNLDERQIDRYMDEVETKLLEETDYELELKRSIEISEACAHIDGLVFPKYYPALSSKRILTMDWLEGLHLKEFLATNPSQEVRNRIGQLLWDFYDHQIHALRQVHADPHPGNFLMRPDGTMGVIDFGCVKVIPDYYYDNYFRLINPDTLEDKVLTQQIFENLEFLHPVDSAKDRAFFSDLFVQMIHMLGEPFAVETFDFGNDEYFNKVYAFADELTRLEELRTSKVVRGSKDGLYINRTYYGLYAMLNELKAVVVTRKPDWLRSKKALAV; translated from the coding sequence ATGAAAGAACAATCGTCTATCCCTACCACCAAAGTAGCCCGTGCGGGTCAGTTTGTAAAGGCGGGTATCAAGGTCGGAGGCAACTACCTTAAGCATTACAGCAAAAAACTGGTAAACCCGGACCTGACCAAGGACGAATTGCATCAGGATAATGCCGCCGATATTTATGGTGCCCTGAGCGAACTGAAAGGGTCGGCGCTCAAAATGGCGCAGATGCTGAGTATGGACCGGGGTTTGCTACCTACGGCCTACACCGACAAGTTTGCCATGTCGCAGTACTCAGCGCCCCCGCTATCGGGCCCGCTTGTGGTCAAAACCTTCCGCACGTACTTCGGCAAATCGCCGTCTGAGCTGTACGACAAATTCGAGATCAAGTCGGTCAACGCGGCCAGCATTGGGCAGGTACATCAGGCCTGGAAAGACGGTAAGCGTCTGGCGGTCAAGATTCAATACCCTGGCGTAGCCGATTCGGTTAGTTCTGACCTGAAAATCGCCAAGCCCCTCGCCGTTCGGCTCCTGAACCTCGACGAACGGCAGATTGACCGGTACATGGACGAGGTGGAAACCAAGCTCCTCGAAGAAACCGACTACGAACTGGAACTGAAACGGTCTATCGAAATTTCGGAAGCCTGCGCTCATATCGATGGGCTGGTATTCCCGAAATACTACCCCGCTTTGTCGAGCAAGCGGATTCTGACCATGGACTGGCTCGAAGGGCTACACCTGAAAGAGTTTTTGGCTACGAATCCGTCGCAGGAAGTCCGCAACCGCATTGGGCAGCTGCTGTGGGATTTCTACGATCATCAGATCCACGCGCTTCGGCAGGTACACGCCGACCCGCACCCCGGTAATTTCCTGATGCGCCCTGACGGTACAATGGGTGTCATTGACTTTGGGTGTGTGAAGGTGATCCCGGATTATTACTACGACAACTACTTCCGGCTTATCAACCCCGACACGCTGGAAGACAAGGTCTTGACCCAGCAGATTTTCGAGAATCTGGAGTTTCTACACCCGGTTGATTCTGCCAAAGACCGGGCCTTTTTCTCAGACCTGTTTGTGCAGATGATTCACATGCTGGGCGAGCCTTTTGCCGTAGAGACGTTTGACTTCGGCAACGACGAGTACTTCAACAAGGTGTACGCCTTTGCCGACGAGCTGACCCGGCTCGAAGAGCTGCGGACGTCGAAGGTAGTGCGGGGCTCAAAAGATGGCCTGTACATCAACCGGACGTACTACGGTTTATACGCCATGCTCAACGAGCTAAAAGCCGTTGTGGTGACCCGTAAGCCCGATTGGCTCCGGTCGAAGAAGGCGCTCGCGGTTTGA
- a CDS encoding nucleotidyltransferase substrate binding protein, which translates to MTNGPDSRWEQRFSNYKRAVNRLGAVASLDAVATFSELEKDGVIQRFKYSYELAWRTLQAICTHEKYSQTPSPVSIFRLAQQKGYFGSEAEWTQLMRSRALVASAYESSIAHNLVLDIVTLNYPLLKQLEHRIGQSQQ; encoded by the coding sequence ATGACAAACGGGCCCGACAGTCGCTGGGAACAGCGTTTTAGCAACTATAAGAGGGCTGTGAATCGGCTGGGAGCCGTAGCGAGCCTGGACGCAGTTGCCACATTTTCTGAATTGGAAAAGGACGGAGTGATTCAGCGGTTCAAATACTCGTATGAACTGGCCTGGCGGACTCTACAAGCGATATGTACGCACGAGAAGTATAGTCAGACACCAAGTCCGGTTAGCATTTTCAGATTGGCGCAACAGAAAGGATATTTTGGTAGTGAAGCTGAATGGACGCAGCTGATGCGCTCACGAGCATTAGTTGCGTCGGCATACGAAAGTAGCATAGCACACAATCTTGTTCTTGACATCGTTACCCTGAATTATCCGCTGTTAAAGCAATTGGAACACCGAATAGGTCAGTCTCAACAGTAA
- a CDS encoding deoxycytidylate deaminase: MPRPNFEDIFMELAVNLAKRSHCIKAQVGAVLTKDTRIISIGYNGPPAGTHNCDIEFPEVGCPRDSKGSCSLALHAEQNAILYAAKNGSDIAGSTLYVTLSPCIACARIIYSMKIERVIYLHSYAHYKGIGTDEGVDFLRRFGVQVEEYVPGEGFTLLSDPPLARRA; encoded by the coding sequence ATGCCCCGCCCTAATTTCGAAGACATTTTTATGGAGTTGGCCGTGAACCTGGCCAAACGGTCGCACTGCATCAAAGCGCAGGTCGGAGCCGTGCTGACCAAAGACACGCGCATCATCTCCATCGGGTACAATGGCCCCCCGGCCGGTACGCACAACTGTGATATTGAGTTTCCGGAAGTGGGCTGCCCCCGCGACTCCAAAGGCTCGTGTTCGCTCGCCCTGCACGCCGAACAAAACGCCATTCTGTACGCGGCCAAAAACGGCTCCGATATTGCCGGCTCAACCCTGTACGTGACCCTGTCACCCTGCATTGCCTGCGCCCGCATTATCTACAGCATGAAAATCGAGCGGGTCATTTATCTACACTCCTACGCTCACTACAAAGGCATCGGCACCGACGAAGGCGTCGACTTTTTGCGTCGGTTTGGGGTTCAGGTGGAGGAGTACGTTCCCGGCGAGGGGTTTACGCTCCTTTCTGATCCACCTTTGGCTCGGCGCGCATGA
- a CDS encoding ACP phosphodiesterase: MNLLAHGYLSTVPRDHPTAGLMVGNFLGDFIKGAPDHPRHHLQPEVVAGVRLHRIIDAFTDSHPDVALVRDLLHPRCHKYAGVAVDVFFDHFLARQFTTLTGLTLAEFIPTYYQTLQQHEANFPEPARRMLSALITHNWLPHYATFDGVDRSLRGIARRTQFPSGLDTAVLDLEQFYEPIGEAFGRFWPQLVAEVARFGEKAL, translated from the coding sequence ATGAACCTACTGGCGCACGGCTACTTATCCACGGTACCCAGAGACCACCCGACGGCTGGCCTTATGGTGGGTAACTTTCTGGGCGACTTTATCAAAGGTGCCCCCGACCACCCGCGCCACCACCTGCAACCAGAGGTTGTTGCGGGCGTCCGCCTGCACCGAATCATCGACGCGTTTACGGATTCCCACCCCGACGTAGCCCTGGTGCGTGATTTGCTGCACCCGCGTTGCCACAAATACGCCGGTGTAGCCGTCGATGTGTTTTTCGACCATTTTCTGGCCCGGCAGTTCACCACTCTCACCGGCCTGACGTTGGCCGAGTTTATCCCCACGTATTACCAGACCCTGCAACAGCACGAAGCCAATTTCCCCGAACCGGCCCGCCGGATGCTGAGTGCCCTGATTACCCACAATTGGCTTCCCCATTACGCCACGTTCGACGGGGTCGACCGGTCGCTAAGGGGCATTGCCCGACGAACCCAATTCCCCTCGGGTCTCGACACCGCGGTCCTTGATCTGGAACAATTTTATGAGCCCATTGGGGAGGCATTTGGGCGGTTTTGGCCCCAATTAGTAGCCGAGGTAGCGCGATTTGGGGAGAAGGCATTGTAA
- the holA gene encoding DNA polymerase III subunit delta, with protein MIPAVETLLKDIRNKRIAPVYLIHGDEPYYLDLIADQLEKVAIPVAEKGFNQFVLFGKDTDVGAVINYARRYPFMAERQLVLVKEAQQMGGLNDKSSAQLLEDYALNPLQSTILMLCFNKEDGKSGVDERKTWVKAFGNKGVLLGIKKLYENKLVDWVADYCHKQGVKVSPKACQLLADSIGNDLKRLAGEIDKILLNLSVNEEISAATVERLVGISREYNVFELQKALVQRDVVKANRIVDYFGRNPKDNPLVVILAQLYGYFAKVLLAQSSRDQSEKGLASVLGVNPFFVKDYLAAARTFPIAKVADIIHAIRRADARSKGIDCPTMSESDILRELVFDVLH; from the coding sequence ATGATTCCCGCCGTCGAAACGCTGCTTAAAGACATCCGTAACAAACGCATTGCCCCGGTTTATCTGATTCACGGCGATGAGCCCTACTACCTCGATTTGATTGCCGATCAACTTGAAAAAGTGGCCATTCCGGTCGCTGAGAAAGGCTTTAATCAGTTTGTGCTCTTTGGCAAAGACACCGACGTAGGGGCCGTAATCAACTACGCCCGGCGGTACCCTTTCATGGCCGAGCGTCAGCTGGTGCTTGTGAAAGAGGCTCAGCAGATGGGGGGCCTCAACGATAAATCGAGTGCGCAACTGCTCGAAGACTACGCCCTGAACCCGTTACAGAGCACGATTCTGATGCTCTGTTTCAACAAGGAAGACGGCAAATCGGGCGTCGATGAGCGAAAAACCTGGGTCAAGGCATTCGGCAACAAGGGCGTACTGCTCGGCATAAAAAAACTCTACGAAAACAAACTCGTCGACTGGGTAGCCGATTACTGCCACAAACAGGGCGTGAAAGTAAGCCCTAAGGCGTGTCAGTTGCTCGCCGACTCGATTGGCAACGACCTGAAACGGCTGGCGGGTGAAATCGACAAAATTCTGCTCAACCTAAGTGTCAACGAAGAGATTTCGGCGGCTACCGTCGAACGACTCGTGGGCATCAGCCGGGAGTATAACGTGTTTGAGTTGCAAAAGGCACTGGTGCAACGCGATGTGGTCAAGGCGAACCGGATTGTCGATTATTTTGGCCGTAACCCCAAAGACAATCCATTGGTCGTGATTCTGGCGCAACTTTACGGTTATTTTGCCAAGGTGCTGCTGGCGCAATCCTCGCGCGATCAGTCAGAAAAAGGGCTAGCCTCGGTACTGGGGGTCAATCCGTTTTTTGTGAAAGATTACCTGGCGGCCGCGCGCACCTTTCCGATTGCCAAAGTTGCCGACATAATTCACGCCATTCGCCGGGCCGACGCCCGCTCCAAAGGCATCGACTGCCCCACCATGAGCGAAAGCGACATCCTGCGCGAACTGGTATTCGACGTACTTCACTAA
- a CDS encoding D-2-hydroxyacid dehydrogenase, which translates to MNLFIHTTLNETNRAALRAQVGPGHAVTFRTELPESDALTAFRQAEVLMGNPPAEWLTDAPNLKFWQLDSAGFDKYSGLNLSFPVSNMGDFFAWPCAETIVAGILALYRRINELAVLQQDKKWIGAPLRYGMSLLHKQQVVILGAGTIGQAVRTILTGFECAISLMARTDPSAQLHTREELLAVLPHTDLLINCLPGSVHSFVDAEVFAAMKPGSVFANVGRGNTADETALIDALQQGHLGGAALDVTVQEPLPTDSPLWTMPNVMLTQHTAGGQRFEDEGKMALFVRNLKHLEQGKPLENPVQLSRGY; encoded by the coding sequence ATGAACCTTTTCATACATACCACCCTGAACGAAACCAACCGGGCCGCTCTACGCGCACAGGTTGGCCCCGGCCACGCCGTTACGTTCCGCACCGAACTGCCCGAATCCGACGCCCTGACGGCCTTCCGACAAGCCGAAGTACTCATGGGCAACCCACCCGCTGAATGGCTCACCGACGCCCCGAACCTGAAATTCTGGCAACTCGACTCGGCAGGCTTCGACAAATACAGCGGCCTGAACCTGAGCTTCCCGGTGAGTAATATGGGCGACTTTTTTGCCTGGCCCTGCGCCGAGACCATCGTGGCCGGAATTTTGGCCCTCTACCGCCGAATCAACGAATTAGCCGTATTGCAGCAGGACAAGAAGTGGATTGGCGCGCCCTTGCGCTACGGCATGAGCCTGTTGCACAAACAACAGGTCGTGATTTTGGGCGCGGGTACCATTGGGCAGGCCGTACGTACCATCCTGACCGGTTTCGAGTGCGCCATCAGTCTCATGGCCCGCACCGACCCAAGTGCCCAGCTGCATACCCGCGAGGAACTACTGGCCGTATTGCCCCATACCGACCTGCTTATCAACTGCCTGCCCGGCTCGGTGCATTCGTTTGTCGATGCGGAGGTGTTTGCCGCCATGAAGCCGGGGTCGGTGTTTGCCAACGTTGGCCGGGGCAATACCGCCGACGAGACCGCCCTAATCGACGCCCTGCAACAGGGCCACTTGGGCGGGGCAGCGCTCGACGTAACGGTGCAGGAACCCCTCCCTACCGACAGCCCTCTCTGGACCATGCCCAACGTGATGCTTACACAACACACGGCCGGCGGGCAACGATTTGAAGATGAAGGCAAAATGGCTTTATTTGTCCGCAATTTGAAGCACCTTGAACAGGGCAAACCACTCGAAAACCCGGTTCAGCTCAGCCGTGGCTACTGA